The Bicyclus anynana chromosome 13, ilBicAnyn1.1, whole genome shotgun sequence region GTAGACTTGTAACAGTAACCAGCTGTGTCAGTACTCAGTACACCTCGTTCGGAGTACGGCGGGGGTCAATTACCTGTCTATCTGGGACATAGAAATGTAAACTTAGCTATTTTAGGAGCAATGTGAACTAGTAGCTCGACTGTCGCCGCGGATGGAGTGGtggggggagggggaggggcGCGCTAAGTACTCTAATTAACGCTATATCAATTATAAAATGACTTATTTGCCTTGAACAATGCGGTCTCGCGACCCTTCGAAGGTGAGCATCAGTAATGGCGGTCATAATTGATATCAATTATATGATTGAGGGGGCGTTTAAGAAGCTGTCTCAGATTATCTACAATCATAGTAAATAAGGTGtgcggctgataataataataataatttataacaacaAGCCAAGCCCAGTTTAAGTTCGTTACGGTCAAATGCTGAGCAAATAGAAACTTAAACCGGGCTTAAATTATGCAATTTCTaatgtttcatatatttttattttcaaagacaATTTCGTAGTGACAAAGTTATTGTAAGAATACATTTTTGCGCGCAGGCAtgtattggatggtgagtggctagcacaAACCATCCTCctgatacatacatacaataactATAAAGCTCTGCGGTGCAGATGGGGCCGGCGCGCGGCGCTGGTGAcgagcggcgcgggcgcgggcgtgcTCGGCCTGTGCAAGTCCTTCGCTGGCTCCTACCCCGCCTACCTCGCCGCCGAGTTCCTGGAGACGGTGCTGGGCGCCAGCGTGTACCCCGCCGCCTTCGTGTTGAGTGAGTGTCACTCATCATGAGTTACGTCGCTCTGAGCTCACATAAAGGGTTTACTCGTAACTCACTCTCCTCGCTCTGTCAATGTTATTGTAATGTGACATACATCTGGGACTGTCTCCAGTGATCGAGTGGCTGGGCGTGGAGCACCGCATCCTGGCCAGCCTGCTGCTGGGCGTGCCGCTGGCGGCCGGCGCCGCGTCGCTGGCGCTGCTGGACTACGTGGCGGGCTACTGGCGCACGTGGGCGCGCTTCGCCTACCCGCCCTCCTTCCTGCTGCTGCTGTACCCCTGGCTGCTGCCCGAGAGCATCCGCTGGCTGGTGGCGGGCGGCCGGCTGCCCGAGGCCGTCCGCGTCATCAAGCAGGCCGCCAAGGCCAACCGCGTCTCCGTGCCCGAGGACGCGCTCGACAAGATGCTGGCGAAGGACCAGGTCACCACCAAGGTCGAGGCCATCGTCGAGGAGGAGAGCCTGTTCACGGCGTTCGTCAAGTGAGTGTAGCGAGGAGCTCGAGAGTCGTCCTGTGTCTCTTGTTGGCGTCAGCGAGAACAACCAGTCGTTTAGTTAGCATTAGTTAGTTTTTCATTGAATATTTCCGCGAATCGCCCGAGCTCTTGATTCTGGAATGGTCTTGATCGATCGAGCGGTTTCTTATACTGTAATTGAATGAAAGAAGAGTTCAGTTCATTGTGCAATTATAGTTTGTAGCAGTTGATAATGACTGTTTGTGGCTAACCGAGGAAGTATTGTCATTTTTTGTGTGAGTATGTTTGTGGGAAAAACTTTCACTCACAGGGATTAAAACAACCTTGCCAAATATTTTTCGAATAGTCACGGAACCGCATAGCAGTATTAGTGCTAATGTTCCTAGTCTTATATGTAACGTTTGTACTATTCTGCTGGGTTCAGCCTAATGTGTGCCACAAGCGGTCTGACACTGACCCCCGGCCGCGCTCGCAGGTACGGCGCGCTGCGGCGGCGGCTGCTGGTGTGCTTCTGCTGGTGGGCGAGCGCCGTGTTCGTGTTCTACGGGCTGGCCGTGCGCGCGCACGCGCTGGCGGGCTCGGCGCACGCCAACTACGCGCTGCTGGCGGCGGCCGAGCTGCCCGCGCTGCTGCTCAACACGCTGCTGCTGGACCGCGTGGGGCGGCGCCCGCTGCTCACCGCCGCGCTGCTGCTCACCGCCGTCGCGCTCATCGCCATCCCCTGCCTGCCCGAAGGTACACACTGAACCTGCATCTCTTACGTCGCCGAGATTGTGGGCTCCGCTCTCTGGGCACGAGACCTATGCTCTGACTATGATGTGACTGAAGCGCCATTAACGTGCAAGAGATTCGTTCGGTACTGGCTGGGTCCTGGCACATATTGTGCCAGATAGGCGCTTTCACCTGAACGTGTATAACTGGCAATATGCATACTTCTAAGCGCGCGACATCACGAGTGACTAAACGTGATAAGCAGTTTGAAGTATTATGTCCCACTGTGTATGAACGACTGCAAATATCACGCTAGGGCATGCTCAGTTAACGACTACGTTAAGATAATTGAGAGGTTCTTACTCCGTGTCACAGACGAGAGCGTGGCGGGCACGGCGCTGTTCCTGGCCGGCAAGATGGGCGCCACCATGACGCTGAACGCGCTGTACGTGTACACGGCCGAGCTGTTCCCCACGCGCGCGCGCCAGCGCCTGCTGGCCGCCTGCTCCACCTGCGGCCGCCTCGGCGCCATCCTCGCGCCGCAGACGCCGCTGCTGGTGAGTCGCTCCCTCCGCCACCTCCGCCGAGTGCATGCCCAACTCGCTGCACGTGTACACGGCCGAGCT contains the following coding sequences:
- the LOC112044145 gene encoding spidroin-1-like isoform X1; this encodes MLRNVFVHSVNTVPPYRTSRTTWDHLLQMPHPGVRGQQHAGGPRGRGGVGADVGAVGAGGGLARVPPARGAGRRVRGARLRQRHAAGVRRLRVPAPQQHHGGVWARLSGVEAHVGGHHPQRGHAGVAAHHGLRLRQMGPARGAGDERRGRGRARPVQVLRWLLPRLPRRRVPGDGAGRQRVPRRLRVDDRVAGRGAPHPGQPAAGRAAGGRRRVAGAAGLRGGLLAHVGALRLPALLPAAAVPLAAAREHPLAGGGRPAARGRPRHQAGRQGQPRLRARGRARQDAGEGPGHHQGRGHRRGGEPVHGVRQVRRAAAAAAGVLLLVGERRVRVLRAGRARARAGGLGARQLRAAGGGRAARAAAQHAAAGPRGAAPAAHRRAAAHRRRAHRHPLPARRRERGGHGAVPGRQDGRHHDAERAVRVHGRAVPHARAPAPAGRLLHLRPPRRHPRAADAAAGGLRSVGADHSAGRAAAGQRGADAAGARHAGPAPARLLRGPGQLRRHHRHRHPVGDAVPLELAGTCASRTPSSSLKGLTMTRVQCRFPIRKLLNVPDVVSTWTALTYYAVASGNDLLTLASSLFQLSILVLARRRHNSEHPPL
- the LOC112044145 gene encoding solute carrier family 22 member 6-like isoform X2, whose amino-acid sequence is MEKECVGWGRWQARIAALLALPVLLTGMYGTNYVFLAARTPHRCHIPECEDNSTLVGPVGAEAWAPTWAPWALAEDSPECHRRAARGGECAAHAFDNDTRLECDDFVYQHHSSIMAEFGLACQEWKRTLVGTIHNVGMLVSLPIMGYVSDKWGRRAALVTSGAGAGVLGLCKSFAGSYPAYLAAEFLETVLGASVYPAAFVLMIEWLGVEHRILASLLLGVPLAAGAASLALLDYVAGYWRTWARFAYPPSFLLLLYPWLLPESIRWLVAGGRLPEAVRVIKQAAKANRVSVPEDALDKMLAKDQVTTKVEAIVEEESLFTAFVKYGALRRRLLVCFCWWASAVFVFYGLAVRAHALAGSAHANYALLAAAELPALLLNTLLLDRVGRRPLLTAALLLTAVALIAIPCLPEDESVAGTALFLAGKMGATMTLNALYVYTAELFPTRARQRLLAACSTCGRLGAILAPQTPLLAAYGAWVPTTLLGALPLASAALTRLVPDTLGRRLPDSFADLDNSAATTDTDIP